Proteins from a genomic interval of Desulfovibrio piger:
- a CDS encoding phosphoribosylaminoimidazolesuccinocarboxamide synthase yields MELIYTGKTKNVYALENGNYLLKFKDDCTGKDGVFDPGENSVGLTIDGVGDVNLRMSIYFFEKINAAGIKTHYVSANLADTTMEVLPAKPFGKGLEVICRHKAVGSFIRRYGDYIEEGADLPAYVETTFKNDALGDPLVTKDALVALGVMTDKQYDDIKDMTQKITQIVADDLKEKGLVLYDIKFEYGYDADGKVILIDEIASGNMRVYKDGKYIDPMTLSKMFFA; encoded by the coding sequence ATGGAGCTCATCTACACTGGCAAAACGAAGAACGTCTATGCCCTGGAAAACGGCAACTATCTGCTGAAGTTCAAAGATGACTGCACCGGCAAGGACGGCGTTTTCGATCCCGGCGAGAACTCCGTGGGCCTGACCATCGACGGCGTGGGCGACGTGAACCTGCGCATGTCCATCTACTTCTTCGAAAAGATCAATGCCGCCGGCATCAAGACCCACTATGTGAGCGCCAACCTGGCCGACACCACCATGGAAGTCCTGCCTGCCAAGCCCTTCGGCAAGGGCCTGGAAGTGATCTGCCGCCACAAGGCCGTGGGCAGCTTCATCCGCCGTTACGGTGATTACATCGAAGAAGGTGCCGACCTGCCCGCCTATGTGGAAACCACCTTCAAGAACGACGCCCTGGGCGACCCCCTGGTCACCAAGGACGCCCTGGTGGCCCTGGGCGTGATGACCGACAAGCAGTACGACGACATCAAGGACATGACCCAGAAGATCACCCAGATCGTGGCCGACGACCTGAAGGAAAAGGGCCTGGTCCTGTACGACATCAAGTTCGAATACGGCTATGACGCCGACGGCAAGGTCATCCTCATCGACGAGATCGCCTCCGGCAACATGCGCGTCTACAAGGACGGCAAGTATATCGATCCCATGACCCTGTCCAAGATGTTCTTTGCCTAA
- a CDS encoding alanine/glycine:cation symporter family protein: protein MEELTKLVSNINSFIWGMYCLIPLLCGVGIYFTIRLKFIQIRKFGQAVRMLFGDLSLKGKRADKHGMSSFQSVATAIAAQVGTGNLAGAATAIAMGGPGAIFWMWIAAFFGMATIFAEAVLAQVYRTRDDAGHITGGPAYYISKGLGSHKLAVFFSVSIIIALGCIGNMVQSNSIADAFKTAFDVPPLVMGLIIAACGAFVFFGGIGRIAAVTEKMVPLMALLYVIGGLFVVLSNADQIIPAFKMIFVGAFDPSAATGGIIGAGVKEAIRYGVARGLFSNEAGMGSTPHAHAVAKVQYPAQQGLMGIVSVFIDTFVVLNMTALVIFVTGALDGTTTGIALTQKAFSTGLGAFGIKFVAICLLFFAFSTIVGWYFFGEQNVKYLFGTRGVTPYRVVVMCFIVMGSLLQVNLVWELADMFNGLMAFPNLIALIGLAKVVSKALDEFEQANLADNK from the coding sequence ATGGAAGAATTGACGAAACTTGTCTCCAACATCAACAGCTTCATCTGGGGCATGTACTGCCTTATCCCGCTGCTGTGTGGTGTGGGCATATACTTCACCATCCGGCTGAAGTTCATCCAGATCCGCAAGTTCGGACAGGCCGTGCGCATGCTCTTCGGTGACCTTTCCCTGAAGGGCAAGCGCGCCGACAAGCACGGCATGAGCTCCTTCCAGTCCGTGGCCACCGCCATCGCCGCCCAGGTGGGTACCGGCAACCTGGCCGGTGCCGCCACCGCCATCGCCATGGGTGGTCCCGGCGCCATCTTCTGGATGTGGATCGCCGCCTTCTTCGGCATGGCCACCATCTTTGCCGAAGCCGTGCTGGCCCAGGTCTACCGCACCCGCGACGACGCCGGCCACATCACCGGCGGCCCCGCCTACTACATCTCCAAAGGTCTCGGCAGCCACAAGCTGGCCGTGTTCTTCTCGGTCTCCATCATCATCGCCCTGGGTTGCATCGGCAACATGGTGCAGTCCAACTCCATCGCCGACGCCTTCAAGACCGCTTTTGACGTGCCGCCCCTGGTCATGGGCCTGATCATCGCCGCCTGCGGTGCCTTCGTCTTCTTCGGCGGCATCGGCCGCATCGCTGCCGTGACCGAAAAGATGGTGCCCCTCATGGCCCTGCTGTATGTCATCGGCGGCCTGTTCGTGGTCCTCAGCAATGCCGACCAGATCATCCCCGCCTTCAAGATGATCTTTGTGGGCGCCTTCGATCCTTCGGCCGCCACCGGCGGCATCATCGGTGCCGGTGTCAAGGAAGCCATCCGCTACGGTGTGGCCCGCGGCCTGTTCTCCAACGAAGCCGGTATGGGTTCCACGCCTCACGCCCATGCCGTGGCCAAGGTGCAGTACCCCGCCCAGCAGGGCCTGATGGGTATCGTCAGCGTGTTCATCGATACCTTCGTCGTGCTCAACATGACCGCCCTGGTCATCTTCGTCACCGGCGCTCTGGACGGTACCACCACCGGTATCGCCCTGACCCAGAAGGCCTTCTCCACCGGTCTGGGTGCCTTTGGTATCAAGTTCGTGGCCATCTGCCTGCTGTTCTTCGCCTTCTCCACCATCGTGGGCTGGTATTTCTTCGGTGAGCAGAACGTCAAGTACCTGTTCGGTACCCGCGGCGTGACCCCCTACCGCGTGGTGGTGATGTGCTTCATCGTCATGGGTTCCCTGCTGCAGGTGAACCTGGTGTGGGAACTGGCCGACATGTTCAACGGCCTCATGGCCTTCCCCAACCTTATCGCCCTCATCGGTCTGGCCAAGGTCGTGAGCAAGGCCCTGGACGAATTCGAACAGGCCAACCTGGCTGACAACAAGTAG
- the prmC gene encoding peptide chain release factor N(5)-glutamine methyltransferase: MTLQELLTSLTRDLHAAGTDAPALEARLLAGHVLHLDRIGLMLAMPSPVADDAAAAIRALTARRCAGEPLAHITGRREFFGRDFEVSPQTLIPRPETELLLEIVLRECEGHRDVRFADLGTGTGCIGITLALELPHSRGLLLEYSAGALPVAARNIRSLQAADRLALVRGDMFTPPLLPQGLDVLVSNPPYIAAAEEDEVMAEVLHHEPHSALFSEQDGLRHLHAVIRSGQQALKPGGLIAMEHGYRQGEAVRRLLMEAGYGAPRTEQDLAGLDRCTWARRD; the protein is encoded by the coding sequence ATGACCCTTCAGGAACTGCTGACCTCGCTGACCCGCGACCTGCACGCCGCAGGCACGGATGCCCCCGCGCTGGAGGCCCGCCTGCTGGCAGGCCATGTGCTGCACCTTGACCGCATCGGCCTGATGCTGGCCATGCCCTCCCCTGTGGCGGACGACGCAGCCGCCGCCATCCGCGCCCTGACCGCCCGCCGCTGCGCCGGTGAACCGCTGGCCCACATCACCGGGCGGCGCGAGTTCTTCGGCCGCGATTTCGAGGTCAGTCCGCAGACACTCATCCCCCGGCCGGAGACCGAGCTGCTGCTGGAGATCGTGCTGCGGGAATGCGAAGGGCACAGGGACGTGCGCTTTGCGGATCTGGGCACGGGCACGGGCTGCATCGGCATCACGCTGGCTCTGGAGCTGCCGCACAGCCGGGGCCTGCTGCTGGAATACAGCGCCGGGGCCCTGCCCGTGGCGGCCCGCAACATCCGCAGCCTGCAGGCCGCTGACCGTCTGGCCCTGGTACGGGGGGACATGTTCACGCCGCCGCTGTTGCCGCAGGGGCTGGACGTGCTGGTCAGTAATCCGCCCTACATCGCCGCTGCGGAAGAAGACGAGGTCATGGCGGAAGTCCTGCATCACGAGCCGCACAGCGCGCTCTTTTCCGAGCAGGACGGTCTGCGCCACCTGCACGCCGTCATCCGTTCCGGACAGCAGGCCCTGAAACCGGGCGGCCTTATCGCCATGGAACACGGTTACCGCCAGGGCGAGGCCGTGCGCCGTCTGCTGATGGAGGCCGGTTACGGCGCGCCCCGCACCGAGCAGGATCTGGCCGGTCTGGACCGCTGCACCTGGGCCCGCCGGGACTGA
- the lon gene encoding endopeptidase La, protein MLSQLQDALSQAVDAAGQDQGTSGDEQASAPGEQQISDLLPVLPVRDVVVFNYMILPLFIGREKSVKAVEAALKKGRHLLVCTQKEESTEDPGPNDLYTAGTVVQVMRMLKMPDGRIKILVQGASRAKVEGYHRVEPYLEARITVLQEETPPRDAKIEALLRSAREQSEKVLQLRGVASPDILAVLQGVEEPGRLADLIAANLRMKTAEAQRILEAVNPVERLMLVNIQLEREVEVATMQAHIQSTAREGMDKAQKEYFLREQIKAIRHELGDAASEGEEELDELRKALDKAGLPKDVRKEADKQLRRLSGMHADSSEANVVRTYLDWLVELPWKKLSRDRLDIAHAKAILDEDHYGLDKIKDRILEFLSVRKLNPQSKGPILCFAGPPGVGKTSLGRSIARALGRHFQRLSLGGMHDEAEIRGHRRTYIGAMPGRIIQAIKQAGTRNPVIVLDEVDKLGSDFRGDPSSALLEVLDPEQNHTFSDHYLNVPFDLSKVMFLCTANHLETIPTPLRDRMEVISLPGYTMQEKVEIAKRHLLPKKVTENGLREGDVIMDDTALTAVIRGYTREAGLRNLERELGSICRKLARQRAEGKKGSFTVDSAMVEKLLGAPRFIEDEKDKRLMPGMALGLAWTPAGGEVLTIECACMKGKGNLQLTGQLGDVMKESARIAMSYIRSRADSLGIDADFSDTQDIHIHVPAGAVPKDGPSAGVTLTSALISALSGRIVRADTCMTGEITLQGRVLPVGGIKEKILAGVARGLKHVIIPSQNVKDLEEVPKELLKKIKVHPAHTYDDVLALAFEPVKKTAARARKAAPATEKK, encoded by the coding sequence ATGCTGTCCCAGTTGCAGGATGCCCTGAGCCAGGCGGTGGATGCCGCCGGACAGGACCAGGGGACGAGCGGCGACGAACAGGCGTCGGCCCCCGGCGAACAGCAGATCTCCGACCTGCTGCCGGTGCTGCCCGTTCGGGATGTCGTAGTGTTCAACTACATGATCCTGCCGCTGTTCATCGGTCGCGAAAAATCCGTCAAAGCCGTGGAAGCCGCCCTCAAGAAGGGGCGCCACCTGCTGGTCTGCACCCAGAAGGAAGAATCCACCGAAGATCCCGGCCCCAACGACCTTTACACTGCCGGTACGGTAGTGCAGGTCATGCGCATGCTCAAGATGCCCGACGGCCGCATCAAGATCCTGGTGCAGGGCGCCAGCCGGGCCAAGGTGGAAGGCTACCACCGTGTGGAGCCCTATCTGGAAGCCCGCATCACCGTCCTGCAGGAAGAGACGCCCCCGCGCGACGCCAAGATAGAAGCCCTGCTGCGCTCCGCCCGTGAGCAGAGCGAAAAGGTGCTCCAGCTGCGCGGCGTGGCCTCCCCGGACATCCTGGCCGTGCTCCAGGGCGTGGAGGAACCGGGCCGTCTGGCCGACCTCATCGCCGCCAACCTGCGCATGAAGACCGCCGAGGCCCAGCGCATCCTCGAAGCCGTGAACCCCGTGGAGCGCCTGATGCTGGTCAACATCCAGCTCGAACGCGAGGTGGAAGTGGCCACCATGCAGGCCCACATCCAGAGCACGGCCCGCGAAGGCATGGACAAGGCGCAAAAGGAATACTTCCTGCGCGAACAGATCAAGGCCATCCGTCACGAACTGGGCGATGCGGCCTCCGAAGGCGAAGAAGAGCTGGACGAGCTGCGCAAGGCCCTGGACAAGGCCGGTCTGCCCAAGGACGTGCGCAAGGAAGCGGACAAGCAATTGCGCCGCCTGTCCGGCATGCACGCCGATTCTTCCGAGGCCAACGTGGTGCGCACCTATCTGGACTGGCTGGTGGAACTGCCTTGGAAGAAGCTTTCCCGCGACCGTCTGGACATCGCCCATGCCAAGGCCATCCTGGATGAGGACCACTACGGTCTGGACAAGATCAAGGACCGCATCCTGGAATTCCTCAGCGTGCGCAAGCTCAATCCCCAGTCCAAGGGGCCCATCCTCTGCTTCGCCGGCCCTCCAGGCGTGGGCAAGACCTCGCTGGGCCGCTCCATCGCGCGGGCCCTGGGCCGTCATTTCCAGCGCCTGTCCCTGGGCGGCATGCATGACGAGGCCGAGATCCGCGGCCACCGCCGCACCTATATCGGCGCCATGCCCGGCCGCATCATCCAGGCCATCAAACAGGCCGGGACCCGCAACCCGGTCATCGTGCTGGACGAAGTGGACAAGCTGGGTTCCGATTTCCGGGGCGACCCCTCGTCCGCTCTGCTGGAAGTGCTGGACCCCGAACAGAACCATACCTTCAGCGACCACTATCTGAACGTGCCCTTCGACCTTTCCAAGGTCATGTTCCTGTGCACAGCCAACCATCTGGAGACCATCCCGACTCCCCTGCGCGACCGCATGGAGGTCATCAGCCTGCCCGGCTACACCATGCAGGAAAAGGTGGAGATCGCCAAACGCCACCTGCTGCCCAAGAAGGTGACGGAGAACGGCCTGCGTGAAGGTGACGTCATCATGGACGATACCGCCCTTACCGCCGTCATCCGCGGCTATACCCGCGAAGCCGGCCTGCGCAACCTGGAACGGGAGCTGGGCTCCATCTGCCGCAAGCTGGCCCGCCAGCGTGCCGAAGGCAAGAAGGGCAGTTTCACCGTGGACAGCGCCATGGTGGAAAAACTGCTGGGCGCGCCGCGCTTCATCGAAGACGAGAAGGACAAGCGCCTCATGCCCGGCATGGCTCTGGGCCTGGCCTGGACCCCGGCCGGCGGCGAGGTGCTGACCATCGAATGCGCCTGCATGAAGGGCAAGGGCAACCTGCAGCTCACGGGCCAGCTGGGCGACGTCATGAAGGAAAGCGCCCGCATCGCCATGAGCTACATCCGCAGCCGGGCCGACAGCCTGGGCATCGACGCGGACTTCAGCGATACGCAGGACATCCACATCCATGTGCCTGCCGGTGCCGTGCCCAAGGACGGCCCCTCCGCCGGTGTCACGCTGACCTCGGCCCTGATCTCGGCCCTGAGCGGCCGCATCGTGCGGGCCGATACCTGCATGACCGGCGAGATCACCCTGCAGGGCCGGGTGCTGCCCGTGGGCGGCATCAAGGAAAAGATCCTGGCCGGTGTGGCACGCGGGCTCAAGCATGTCATCATCCCCAGCCAGAACGTCAAGGATCTGGAAGAGGTCCCCAAGGAACTGCTGAAAAAGATCAAGGTCCACCCCGCGCACACTTATGATGATGTGCTGGCCCTGGCCTTCGAACCTGTCAAAAAGACGGCCGCGCGTGCCAGGAAAGCCGCTCCGGCCACGGAAAAGAAATAA
- a CDS encoding JAB domain-containing protein: MTAMPVSSASPHSGHRSRLRQRLAREPLAVADYEILELLLGYGQPRKDTKPLARELLLRFHNIRGVLDAPPEQLLAVPGFGPGLLSMWQVLREVLARHAAAPLLQGVEVATPQAVAEMARARLAGSQQEECWLAMVNAGNRLVAWERLRQGNVESVPLLPRDVLEPALRYKASGIILVHNHPGGQTRPSQPDLIFTNTVRELAVNMGLRFLDHVIVTDNGCYSICQCRHL, translated from the coding sequence ATGACCGCAATGCCTGTATCCTCTGCCTCTCCCCATAGCGGCCACCGCAGCCGCCTGCGTCAACGACTGGCTCGCGAGCCTCTGGCTGTGGCCGATTATGAGATCCTGGAACTGTTGCTGGGCTACGGGCAGCCGCGCAAGGATACCAAACCGCTGGCCCGGGAACTGCTGCTGCGCTTCCACAATATCCGCGGCGTGCTGGACGCTCCGCCGGAACAGCTGCTGGCCGTGCCGGGTTTCGGCCCCGGCCTGCTCTCCATGTGGCAGGTGCTGCGCGAAGTGCTGGCCCGCCATGCGGCCGCGCCCCTGTTGCAGGGGGTGGAAGTGGCAACGCCCCAGGCAGTGGCCGAGATGGCCCGGGCCCGTCTGGCCGGCAGCCAGCAGGAAGAATGCTGGCTGGCCATGGTCAATGCGGGCAACCGCCTCGTGGCCTGGGAACGCCTGCGCCAGGGCAATGTGGAAAGCGTCCCTTTGCTGCCCCGCGATGTACTGGAGCCTGCCCTGCGCTACAAGGCCAGCGGCATCATCCTGGTGCACAACCATCCGGGCGGCCAGACCCGGCCCTCCCAGCCCGACCTCATCTTCACCAATACCGTGCGGGAGCTGGCCGTCAACATGGGGCTGCGTTTTCTGGACCATGTGATCGTCACCGATAATGGCTGCTACAGCATCTGCCAGTGCAGACACCTGTAA